The following are encoded in a window of Castanea sativa cultivar Marrone di Chiusa Pesio chromosome 5, ASM4071231v1 genomic DNA:
- the LOC142633768 gene encoding 14-3-3 protein 9-like, whose product MAMASTKERENHIYMAKLAEQAERYEDMVEQMKKRVTKSAEPGMELSVEERNLFSVAYKNMVGARRASWRILSSLEQKEELKGNDQNLKRIKEYRHKVESELSDICADIISLIDHHLIPACSTGEPTVFFNKMKGDYYRYLAEFKADDEKKETADLSMKAYQAASRTAEAELPPTHPIRLGLALNFSVFHYEIMNSPERACYLAKQAFDEAISELDTLNEESYKDSTLIMQLLRDNLTLWTSDIPENEAEEAQKLDISAKVGAGEDAE is encoded by the exons ATGGCCATGGCGTCCaccaaagaaagagagaaccACATCTACATGGCTAAGCTTGCCGAGCAAGCTGAGCGCTACGAAG ATATGGTGGAACAGATGAAGAAAAGGGTGACGAAGAGCGCAGAACCCGGCATGGAACTGAGCGTGGAAGAGAGGAACCTGTTCTCCGTTGCGTACAAGAACATGGTGGGAGCTCGCAGAGCCTCGTGGAGGATACTATCCTCGCTCGAGCAGAAGGAAGAATTGAAAGGGAACGATCAGAACCTGAAGCGGATCAAGGAGTATAGGCACAAGGTCGAGTCCGAGCTCTCTGACATTTGCGCCGACATCATCTCCCTCATCGACCATCATCTCATCCCGGCTTGCTCCACCGGAGAGCCCACCGTCTTTTTCAACAAAAT GAAAGGGGACTATTATCGGTATTTGGCGGAGTTTAAGGCTGATGATGAGAAGAAAGAGACTGCTGATCTGTCAATGAAAGCTTACCAG GCAGCTTCTAGGACAGCAGAAGCTGAATTACCTCCTACACATCCCATCAGACTGGGTTTGGCCTTGAATTTCTCTGTATTTCATTATGAAATTATGAACTCTCCTGAAAG GGCCTGCTACCTGGCAAAGCAAGCTTTTGATGAAGCTATCTCGGAGTTGGATACTTTGAATGAGGAATCTTACAAAGATAGCACTTTAATTATGCAGCTCTTGAGGGATAACCTCACATTGTGGACTTCTGACATCCCAGAGAATGAAG CAGAAGAAGCCCAAAAGCTGGACATATCTGCTAAAGTAGGTGCAGGTGAAGATGCAGAG TGA
- the LOC142636753 gene encoding 14-3-3-like protein B isoform X2 — MAIDKERENHVYIAKLAEQAERYDEMVDAMTKVANMDVELSVEERNLLSVAYKNVVGARRASWRILSSLEQKEESKGNDLNAKRIKNYRHEIESELSRVCADIIALIDEHLIPSCSVGESPVFFYKMKGDYYRYLAEFRADDERKETADLSMKAYQAASTTAEAELPPTHPIRLGLALNFSVFYYEIMNSPERACALAKQAFDEAISELDSLSEESYKDSTLIMQLLRDNLTLWTSDIPENEVEEAPKLNSSAKAGGGEDAE, encoded by the exons ATGGCGATcgataaagaaagagagaaccACGTCTACATCGCCAAGCTTGCCGAACAGGCCGAGCGCTACGACg AAATGGTGGATGCGATGACGAAAGTGGCGAATATGGACGTGGAACTGAGCGTGGAAGAGAGGAACCTACTCTCCGTTGCGTACAAGAACGTGGTTGGAGCTCGCAGAGCCTCGTGGAGGATCCTATCTTCGCTGGAGCAGAAGGAGGAGTCCAAAGGGAACGATCTGAACGCGAAGCGGATCAAGAATTACAGGCACGAGATCGAATCCGAGCTCTCCCGAGTTTGCGCCGACATTATCGCCCTCATCGATGAGCATCTCATCCCCTCTTGCTCCGTTGGAGAATCACCCGTCTTTTTCTACAAAAT GAAAGGGGATTACTATCGATATTTGGCCGAGTTCAGGGCTGATGATGAGAGGAAAGAGACTGCTGATCTGTCAATGAAAGCTTATCAG GCAGCTTCTACTACAGCAGAGGCTGAATTACCTCCTACGCATCCCATCAGATTGGGTTTGGCCTTGAATTTCTctgtattttattatgaaatcaTGAACTCTCCTGAAAG GGCCTGCGCCCTGGCAAAGCAAGCTTTtgatgaagctatctcagagtTGGATAGTTTGAGCGAAGAATCTTACAAAGACAGCACATTAATCATGCAACTCTTGAGGGACAACCTCACGTTGTGGACTTCTGATATCCCAGAGAATGAAG TGGAAGAAGCCCCGAAGCTGAACAGTTCTGCCAAGGCAGGTGGAGGTGAAGATGCAGAG TGA
- the LOC142636753 gene encoding 14-3-3-like protein B isoform X1, with amino-acid sequence MAIDKERENHVYIAKLAEQAERYDEMVDAMTKVANMDVELSVEERNLLSVAYKNVVGARRASWRILSSLEQKEESKGNDLNAKRIKNYRHEIESELSRVCADIIALIDEHLIPSCSVGESPVFFYKMKGDYYRYLAEFRADDERKETADLSMKAYQAASTTAEAELPPTHPIRLGLALNFSVFYYEIMNSPERACALAKQAFDEAISELDSLSEESYKDSTLIMQLLRDNLTLWTSDIPENEAVEEAPKLNSSAKAGGGEDAE; translated from the exons ATGGCGATcgataaagaaagagagaaccACGTCTACATCGCCAAGCTTGCCGAACAGGCCGAGCGCTACGACg AAATGGTGGATGCGATGACGAAAGTGGCGAATATGGACGTGGAACTGAGCGTGGAAGAGAGGAACCTACTCTCCGTTGCGTACAAGAACGTGGTTGGAGCTCGCAGAGCCTCGTGGAGGATCCTATCTTCGCTGGAGCAGAAGGAGGAGTCCAAAGGGAACGATCTGAACGCGAAGCGGATCAAGAATTACAGGCACGAGATCGAATCCGAGCTCTCCCGAGTTTGCGCCGACATTATCGCCCTCATCGATGAGCATCTCATCCCCTCTTGCTCCGTTGGAGAATCACCCGTCTTTTTCTACAAAAT GAAAGGGGATTACTATCGATATTTGGCCGAGTTCAGGGCTGATGATGAGAGGAAAGAGACTGCTGATCTGTCAATGAAAGCTTATCAG GCAGCTTCTACTACAGCAGAGGCTGAATTACCTCCTACGCATCCCATCAGATTGGGTTTGGCCTTGAATTTCTctgtattttattatgaaatcaTGAACTCTCCTGAAAG GGCCTGCGCCCTGGCAAAGCAAGCTTTtgatgaagctatctcagagtTGGATAGTTTGAGCGAAGAATCTTACAAAGACAGCACATTAATCATGCAACTCTTGAGGGACAACCTCACGTTGTGGACTTCTGATATCCCAGAGAATGAAG CAGTGGAAGAAGCCCCGAAGCTGAACAGTTCTGCCAAGGCAGGTGGAGGTGAAGATGCAGAG TGA
- the LOC142633547 gene encoding olee1-like protein, with protein MAKSIISLASALCFLSLLGFAHCQSLFSVEGKVYCDTCRIQFVTRVSEYMQGATVGIECRDREGGSITHSGTAVTDASGSYKLAVEEEHEEDICAVSLIKSTNPDCSEVSKDPFLKKSARVSLTSNNGISSSVRLANPLGFLKKEALPQCAEVLKELGLTASDIL; from the exons atggcaaagtCTATCATCTCCCTTGCATCTGCCCTTTGCTTCTTGTCCCTCCTTGGCTTTGCTCACTGCCAAAGCCTTTTCTCCGTTGAGGGCAAGGTTTACTGTGACACTTGCCGTATCCAGTTTGTAACAAGGGTCAGCGAGTACATGCAAG GTGCAACTGTGGGCATAGAGTGCAGGGACCGTGAAGGCGGCAGCATAACACACAGCGGTACCGCTGTGACCGACGCATCGGGAAGCTACAAACTAGCAGTCGAAGAAGAGCATGAGGAAGACATTTGCGCAGTATCCCTAATTAAGAGTACCAACCCTGACTGCAGTGAGGTGAGCAAGGATCCATTCCTCAAGAAGAGTGCTAGGGTCAGCCTCACAAGCAACAATGGCATTTCAAGCTCAGTTCGCCTTGCCAATCCTCTTGGTTTCTTGAAGAAGGAAGCTCTTCCCCAATGTGCTGAGGTCCTTAAAGAGCTTGGGCTCACTGCTTCTGACATcctataa
- the LOC142633925 gene encoding protein AGENET DOMAIN (AGD)-CONTAINING P1-like — MAFRILENVEICKKQEGFLGSYYSGKVLAAVGINRYIVRYETRWTECKTRQLSEVVDADEVRPLPPTISCTDFSVSDKIDAYVNNAWWVAKVVQRLDDVRYFVRLDTNGTEFLVPSYKLRIHLDWQDGRWVSPPNTNTNTNTNPNTNTIANRP; from the exons ATGGCGTTTCGGATCTTAGAAAACGTGGAAATATGCAAGAAACAAGagggtttcttggggtcttatTACAGCGGGAAGGTTTTGGCTGCTGTTGGAATAAATCGGTACATAGTGCGATACGAAACCCGGTGGACTGAATGTAAGACAAGGCAGTTGAGTGAAGTGGTTGATGCCGATGAAGTTAGGCCTTTGCCACCGACTATTTCATGCACCGACTTCTCCGTGTCTGACAAGATTGATGCGTACGTGAATAATGCTTGGTGGGTCGCAAAGGTTGTGCAGAGACTTGATGATGTTCGTTACTTCGTGCGCTTGGACACTAATGGAACTGAGTTTCTAGTCCCTTCATATAAACTTAGGATTCACCTTGATTGGCAAGATGGGAGATGGGTTTCGCCccccaacaccaacaccaacaccaacaccaatcCCAATACCAATACCATTGCCAATAG gCCTTGA